One Candidatus Paceibacterota bacterium genomic region harbors:
- a CDS encoding putative glycoside hydrolase, giving the protein MLKGKNKILALALAGLFAGFVLIGGASRLPFISKYLQASSVYVRDTPEPIAIKVASTTQDQAKFAFIAPVVALHEPRPEKLKAIYISSWSAGSATQMKRLIGLIDRTEINAVVIDIKDATGEIAFHVNDPALKAMGTESNRIGNIDSLIKELHAKNIYVIGRVSTFQDPLFAKIHPELAVIRKSDGKFWRDRKGLSWLDAGAKKTWDYIIAIAKESYSRGFDEINFDYIRFPSDGNMKDIAYRFYDEAKLTKPAQMKLFYEYLHNAMQDSPTPNPSPKERGGIFSSDQGLSSRSEAGRGESLVSTAIPHSADLFGMTTTADDDMGIGQMLTDALPYFDYICPMIYPSHYGPGINGYKKPAQYPYEMVAYALEGALAKASSTDKWQGESLPKGEGLSLPPSYKKIVPWLQDFDMGATYDAGMVRAQIKATEDAGLTSWLLWDPANRYTEGALQKE; this is encoded by the coding sequence ATGTTAAAGGGAAAAAATAAGATACTCGCACTCGCCTTAGCTGGGCTCTTTGCGGGCTTTGTTCTTATTGGGGGAGCTTCTCGCCTGCCTTTTATCAGCAAATATCTGCAAGCGAGCAGTGTTTACGTACGCGATACACCAGAGCCGATAGCAATAAAAGTTGCTTCTACAACGCAAGATCAAGCCAAGTTTGCCTTTATCGCGCCGGTAGTTGCATTACACGAGCCGCGGCCGGAAAAATTGAAGGCGATATATATATCAAGCTGGTCGGCCGGCTCGGCGACACAGATGAAGCGTCTCATCGGCCTTATAGATCGCACAGAAATAAATGCCGTCGTAATAGATATTAAAGATGCGACAGGCGAGATCGCCTTCCATGTGAACGATCCGGCGCTTAAGGCGATGGGCACGGAATCCAATCGCATCGGCAATATAGATAGTCTTATCAAAGAGCTTCATGCTAAAAATATTTACGTCATCGGCCGAGTCTCGACCTTCCAAGACCCGCTCTTCGCCAAGATCCATCCAGAACTTGCGGTCATTCGCAAAAGCGATGGCAAATTTTGGCGCGATAGGAAAGGTTTAAGCTGGCTTGACGCCGGCGCCAAGAAGACTTGGGACTATATTATTGCAATAGCGAAAGAATCTTACTCAAGAGGCTTTGACGAAATTAATTTCGATTACATCCGCTTCCCCTCGGATGGGAATATGAAAGATATCGCCTACAGATTTTATGACGAGGCCAAACTTACTAAACCGGCGCAAATGAAATTATTTTATGAATATCTGCACAATGCGATGCAAGATAGCCCCACCCCCAACCCCTCCCCGAAGGAGAGGGGAGGAATATTTTCAAGCGACCAAGGTCTCTCCTCAAGGAGCGAAGCGGGAAGAGGTGAGTCCTTGGTCTCCACCGCCATCCCGCACTCCGCCGACCTCTTCGGTATGACCACAACCGCCGACGATGATATGGGTATCGGCCAGATGCTGACTGACGCGCTCCCATACTTCGACTATATTTGCCCGATGATATATCCATCGCATTACGGCCCGGGCATCAACGGTTACAAAAAGCCGGCGCAATATCCGTACGAAATGGTGGCGTATGCCCTTGAAGGCGCTCTTGCTAAAGCCTCCTCGACCGACAAGTGGCAAGGTGAGTCCTTACCTAAAGGGGAAGGTCTCTCCTTGCCACCAAGCTATAAAAAAATCGTCCCATGGCTCCAAGACTTCGACATGGGCGCCACCTACGACGCAGGTATGGTAAGAGCCCAAATAAAAGCGACAGAAGACGCCGGCCTAACGAGCTGGTTACTGTGGGATCCTGCAAACAGATACACAGAGGGGGCTTTGCAGAAGGAATAG
- a CDS encoding ribonuclease III domain-containing protein encodes MSETREELQVRLGIKFNNPELLAEALRHKSVSPLGKKNKPQPPYERLEFFGDAVIDYVVSKRLFRRSPPLSQGRMTQAFTSLASRMALGELAEEIDLFPHIEFCPGFGDNMSIELRHNVVGDVYEALVGAIHEDQGFETAENFVERTAMAKLDELLAGKNLLDHKNQLSRFLQGRHHKRVYPEYQLIGRKSDGVYVSQVSHDGKNLGQGEGKTQTASELNAAKEALEILKKR; translated from the coding sequence ATGTCCGAAACCAGAGAAGAGTTGCAGGTGCGGCTCGGCATCAAGTTCAATAATCCAGAGTTGCTGGCCGAGGCCCTTCGGCACAAGTCAGTCTCGCCACTCGGCAAGAAAAACAAACCGCAACCGCCGTATGAACGACTCGAATTCTTCGGCGACGCTGTGATTGACTACGTCGTGAGCAAGCGCCTTTTCCGGCGAAGCCCGCCACTGTCTCAAGGGCGCATGACCCAGGCGTTCACGAGCCTCGCTTCGCGTATGGCGCTTGGTGAGCTGGCAGAGGAAATAGACCTCTTCCCTCACATCGAGTTCTGCCCTGGCTTTGGCGACAACATGTCTATCGAGTTGAGACATAATGTCGTCGGGGACGTCTATGAGGCTCTCGTCGGTGCCATCCACGAGGACCAGGGCTTCGAGACTGCTGAGAATTTCGTCGAACGCACGGCCATGGCGAAACTCGATGAACTGCTCGCCGGCAAGAACCTTCTCGACCACAAGAACCAGCTTTCTCGGTTCTTGCAGGGTCGTCATCACAAGAGAGTCTACCCAGAGTACCAGCTCATCGGGCGTAAGTCTGATGGCGTCTACGTCTCTCAAGTGAGTCACGACGGCAAGAACCTCGGCCAAGGCGAAGGCAAGACCCAGACCGCCTCAGAGCTCAATGCCGCCAAGGAGGCGCTCGAGATTCTCAAGAAGCGGTAG
- a CDS encoding amino acid--tRNA ligase-related protein, producing MSNGTLVDPVSPEEYHRARQKLQEFFTKKGLTWAVAQQRLSILSACENHLSIALHAFAGQTWPLHQTNQMELEKMLLENQGSTGYFCDTTSYREEPTPKKGRHNLIFPMVEFELPGNFEVLLAFLQDLVQHLGFVKAPAPVVDYRDYAKKCGVEELGDEHETQLFRELGPVVMLVDFPMSTSPFWNMRLDGGPGEKIARKCDVIVCGQETIGSAERSCDPEQMRKSFRAVSGGDYARTLFARFCSGRVLEELEDFLSLPFFPRCGGGIGMTRLIRATRMVGLIDK from the coding sequence ATGAGCAATGGAACGTTGGTTGATCCAGTGAGTCCAGAAGAGTACCACCGGGCGAGGCAGAAGTTGCAAGAATTCTTTACCAAGAAGGGTCTCACCTGGGCGGTCGCTCAGCAGAGGCTCTCAATTCTCTCGGCCTGCGAGAACCATCTCTCCATCGCGCTCCACGCATTTGCCGGCCAGACCTGGCCACTCCATCAGACGAACCAGATGGAGTTGGAAAAGATGCTCTTGGAGAACCAGGGGTCGACGGGCTATTTCTGCGACACGACCTCGTATCGCGAGGAACCGACCCCCAAGAAGGGCAGGCACAACCTGATCTTCCCTATGGTGGAGTTCGAGCTCCCAGGGAACTTCGAGGTGCTCCTGGCCTTCCTGCAGGATCTCGTCCAGCACCTCGGATTCGTCAAGGCGCCGGCCCCCGTCGTTGACTACCGCGACTACGCCAAGAAGTGCGGAGTCGAGGAGCTCGGCGATGAACACGAAACCCAACTCTTCCGCGAGCTCGGTCCGGTCGTGATGCTCGTCGACTTCCCGATGAGCACCTCGCCGTTCTGGAACATGCGGCTCGACGGCGGTCCCGGCGAAAAGATCGCACGAAAGTGCGACGTCATCGTCTGCGGACAGGAGACGATCGGTAGCGCCGAGCGCTCTTGCGATCCCGAGCAGATGCGGAAGTCCTTCCGTGCAGTCTCTGGTGGAGACTACGCGAGGACGCTCTTCGCACGCTTCTGCAGCGGGCGGGTCCTGGAGGAGTTGGAAGACTTCCTCTCGCTTCCGTTCTTCCCGCGCTGTGGCGGAGGAATCGGGATGACCCGGCTCATCCGGGCTACACGGATGGTCGGCCTCATTGACAAGTAG
- a CDS encoding phosphoribosyltransferase family protein, with translation MTQSTDTDHDPQGGLMKEVSVMEKIKAVGALLEGHFVYTSGRHGNRYINKDAIYVHPRLTGELCLYLAGRFLAERPQVVVGPAMGGLILSQWVAYQLSELVHSDAMSVYAEKSADGGFVVKRGYDKIVAGKTVLVVEDVLTTGGSVKKVVEVVRAIGGEVVGVGAICNRGGVTAFDIGAPRLESLVNITLDSWASEECSFCEADIPVSMDVGKGKK, from the coding sequence ATGACGCAATCAACCGATACCGATCATGACCCGCAAGGAGGTCTCATGAAAGAAGTCAGTGTCATGGAGAAGATCAAGGCAGTGGGTGCCTTACTCGAGGGCCACTTCGTCTACACAAGTGGCCGGCACGGCAACAGGTACATCAACAAGGATGCGATTTACGTGCATCCTAGGTTGACGGGCGAGCTCTGCCTGTACCTGGCCGGCCGCTTCTTGGCAGAACGACCGCAGGTGGTCGTCGGGCCCGCGATGGGCGGGCTCATCCTCTCCCAATGGGTGGCCTATCAACTCTCGGAGCTCGTACACTCAGACGCAATGAGTGTCTACGCCGAGAAGTCGGCCGACGGCGGGTTCGTAGTGAAGCGCGGTTACGACAAGATCGTGGCTGGCAAGACAGTGCTCGTCGTCGAGGATGTCCTGACGACCGGCGGCTCGGTGAAGAAGGTCGTCGAGGTCGTCCGCGCCATCGGCGGCGAGGTCGTGGGCGTGGGCGCTATCTGCAATCGCGGAGGCGTCACCGCTTTCGATATTGGCGCGCCGAGGCTTGAGTCGCTAGTGAACATCACTCTCGACTCATGGGCATCGGAGGAGTGCTCGTTCTGCGAAGCCGACATCCCCGTGAGTATGGACGTCGGCAAGGGCAAGAAGTAA
- the pyrF gene encoding orotidine-5'-phosphate decarboxylase encodes MKARQNLKTRNFMEMLKARWEQGKSVCVGLDSELGKIPAEVKYPSKLDRIRAFNRAIIEHTSDLVCAYKVNLAFYVAQGIEGILALYHTVSEANAIAPEVPIILDAKYADIGNTNVGYVEQAFGYLHADAVTLNPYFGKEALEPFLAQKDKGCIIVCRSSNVGAGEFQNLLVGGVPLYRVVALNVACAWNENGNCAVVVGATYPDELRAVRKIVGDMPILVPGIGAQGGDLEATVAAGKDSRGQGMIIAASRSIIFAGGGQNFAEAARRETQRLHDAINRYRS; translated from the coding sequence GTGAAAGCGAGGCAGAATTTGAAGACCAGAAACTTCATGGAGATGCTCAAGGCTCGGTGGGAGCAAGGCAAGAGCGTCTGCGTCGGACTCGACAGCGAGCTCGGCAAGATCCCGGCGGAGGTCAAGTACCCGTCGAAGCTCGATAGGATTCGCGCGTTCAACCGCGCCATCATCGAGCACACCAGCGACCTCGTCTGCGCGTACAAAGTCAATTTGGCCTTCTACGTGGCACAAGGCATCGAGGGCATCCTCGCGCTCTATCACACCGTCTCGGAGGCGAATGCCATCGCCCCCGAGGTGCCGATCATCTTGGACGCCAAGTACGCCGACATTGGCAACACCAATGTCGGCTACGTCGAGCAAGCGTTCGGATACCTGCACGCCGACGCCGTCACCCTGAACCCTTACTTCGGCAAGGAGGCTCTCGAGCCATTCCTCGCCCAGAAGGACAAGGGTTGTATAATCGTCTGCAGGTCGTCAAATGTCGGCGCCGGCGAATTCCAGAATCTGCTCGTCGGCGGCGTGCCGCTCTACCGAGTGGTCGCCCTGAACGTTGCATGCGCATGGAACGAGAACGGCAACTGTGCCGTGGTCGTCGGCGCAACATATCCCGACGAACTGCGCGCCGTGCGCAAGATTGTCGGCGACATGCCAATCCTCGTCCCGGGTATCGGCGCGCAAGGCGGAGATCTCGAAGCGACCGTCGCTGCTGGCAAAGACTCGCGGGGTCAAGGCATGATCATTGCCGCCTCACGGAGCATCATCTTCGCCGGTGGCGGACAGAACTTCGCAGAGGCGGCGCGACGCGAGACGCAGCGACTGCATGACGCAATCAACCGATACCGATCATGA
- a CDS encoding dihydroorotate dehydrogenase, with translation MNFETTLAGIPLEHPLMNAAGTCRLLEEVSQLARSATAAIMVGSITMEPRQGNGGNVYWVESDYSLNSLGLPNRGIEYYGLKLPAMVAEAHAHGKPLFVSIAGFSAEEYAIMSKIAFAGGADMVELNLGCPNVWQGGMQKRIACFDPVLVANILRQVETWVGAEAKIACKVSPYSDPFQLAQVAEVIGKSKLVKAVTTVNTFPNAFGLNGEAPRITPAGGLAGMAGPALKPIGLGQVRQLRALLPSTQQLIGVGGIIHSTGVREYILAGASAVQIATAYLERGETIFSSILSELTDE, from the coding sequence ATGAACTTTGAAACTACGCTCGCCGGTATCCCGCTTGAGCACCCGCTCATGAACGCGGCGGGTACCTGCCGGCTGCTGGAGGAGGTAAGCCAGCTCGCCCGTTCTGCCACCGCGGCCATCATGGTCGGCTCTATCACCATGGAGCCTCGTCAAGGCAACGGTGGCAACGTGTACTGGGTAGAGTCAGATTACTCGCTAAACTCTCTCGGCTTGCCGAATAGAGGGATAGAGTACTATGGGCTCAAACTGCCCGCGATGGTGGCGGAGGCACATGCGCATGGCAAGCCACTCTTCGTGAGTATCGCCGGCTTCTCGGCCGAGGAGTACGCGATAATGTCTAAGATCGCCTTCGCCGGCGGGGCCGACATGGTCGAGCTCAACCTCGGCTGTCCCAACGTCTGGCAGGGCGGGATGCAGAAGCGGATTGCCTGCTTCGACCCCGTGCTTGTTGCGAACATCTTGCGACAGGTAGAAACGTGGGTCGGAGCCGAGGCGAAGATCGCGTGTAAGGTTTCGCCTTACTCCGACCCTTTCCAACTTGCGCAAGTGGCGGAGGTGATCGGCAAGTCGAAGTTGGTGAAGGCGGTCACAACCGTCAACACCTTTCCCAACGCCTTCGGCCTCAATGGTGAAGCGCCACGAATCACTCCAGCCGGAGGACTCGCGGGCATGGCCGGCCCGGCACTAAAGCCTATCGGCCTGGGGCAGGTCAGGCAACTGCGTGCGCTCCTGCCGAGCACCCAGCAACTCATAGGCGTCGGCGGCATTATCCATAGCACCGGCGTGCGCGAGTACATCTTGGCCGGTGCCTCGGCCGTGCAAATCGCCACCGCTTATCTGGAGCGGGGCGAGACCATATTCTCATCGATCCTTAGCGAACTCACCGACGAATGA
- a CDS encoding FKBP-type peptidyl-prolyl cis-trans isomerase, whose amino-acid sequence MNNRNIAIVIAIIVIIILGYFMFSKKAVTAQNGSVVTVNYVGSLQNGTKFDASADHGGPLTLTLGPIGPNGEGYVIPGWEEGLIGMTVGEKKHLVIPPEKAYGDKQMGPIPPNSTLVFDVEMLDIQPAGPKPVEPHFPPAPALAQPETQGTTTTQ is encoded by the coding sequence ATGAATAATCGCAACATTGCAATTGTCATAGCCATCATCGTCATAATTATCCTCGGATACTTTATGTTTTCGAAGAAGGCAGTGACCGCACAGAACGGCTCGGTTGTTACAGTTAATTACGTCGGCTCGCTCCAGAACGGCACCAAGTTCGATGCCTCGGCAGATCACGGCGGTCCGCTCACACTTACACTCGGCCCTATTGGTCCGAACGGTGAAGGCTACGTCATCCCGGGTTGGGAAGAGGGACTTATCGGTATGACAGTCGGAGAGAAGAAGCACCTCGTTATTCCGCCGGAGAAAGCTTACGGCGACAAGCAGATGGGCCCTATCCCGCCGAACTCGACTCTTGTCTTCGATGTAGAAATGCTTGATATCCAGCCAGCCGGCCCGAAGCCAGTAGAGCCTCATTTCCCACCGGCACCGGCCTTGGCCCAGCCAGAAACACAGGGCACAACTACAACGCAGTAG
- a CDS encoding type Z 30S ribosomal protein S14: MAKTSVIARSKKTPKFSTRLVRRCFRCGRKRGYMRDFDVCRICFRELANEGMIPGIRKSSW, encoded by the coding sequence ATGGCAAAAACATCAGTAATCGCGCGTTCGAAAAAGACGCCTAAATTCTCGACCAGATTGGTCCGCCGCTGTTTCCGTTGCGGTCGCAAGCGCGGCTACATGCGCGACTTCGACGTTTGCCGAATTTGCTTCCGCGAGCTAGCGAATGAAGGCATGATCCCGGGCATCCGGAAGTCAAGCTGGTAA
- the rpsH gene encoding 30S ribosomal protein S8, whose protein sequence is MTIDPLANMLIQIKNGSVAKKETITVPLSNMKFAVAEVLKRAGFVKDTAKRGKKENRSFEIDLAYTTEGEPKVTGVERISKLSRRVYAGAGEIRNLRRGKPGMMILSTPNGILTASEAKKANVGGEVLFAIW, encoded by the coding sequence ATGACCATCGACCCATTAGCAAACATGCTCATCCAGATCAAGAACGGTAGCGTCGCCAAAAAGGAGACGATTACCGTGCCTTTGTCTAACATGAAGTTTGCTGTCGCAGAAGTTCTTAAGCGCGCCGGATTCGTGAAGGACACAGCCAAGCGCGGCAAGAAAGAGAATCGCTCATTCGAGATTGACTTGGCTTACACAACAGAAGGCGAGCCGAAGGTCACGGGCGTGGAGCGCATCTCCAAACTTTCGCGCCGAGTCTATGCCGGCGCCGGCGAGATTCGCAACTTGCGCCGAGGTAAGCCTGGTATGATGATACTCTCGACACCGAATGGTATCCTGACAGCATCGGAGGCCAAGAAAGCGAATGTTGGCGGGGAAGTTTTGTTCGCCATTTGGTAA
- the rplF gene encoding 50S ribosomal protein L6, translating into MSRVGKQIIEIPAKVEVTLSTGTMRIKGPLGELTREFKDDIEITIADKQITLKPKVETIFTRSLWGTYAAHIINMIKGVTEGYMKKMTIEGVGYKVELKGTQLVFALGFSHPVPMDIPKGIKAVVEKNVLTISGPDKDLVGLFSAQIVAHKPPEPYKGKGIIYAGTVVRRKQGKRSVA; encoded by the coding sequence ATGTCACGCGTCGGCAAACAAATTATCGAAATACCCGCAAAAGTTGAGGTTACGCTCAGCACCGGTACGATGCGCATCAAAGGACCTTTGGGCGAACTCACCAGAGAATTCAAAGACGACATCGAGATTACAATTGCCGACAAGCAAATTACACTTAAGCCGAAAGTCGAAACGATTTTTACCCGCTCGCTCTGGGGCACATACGCCGCACACATCATCAACATGATCAAGGGCGTGACGGAAGGTTACATGAAGAAGATGACGATAGAGGGTGTCGGCTATAAAGTGGAGCTCAAAGGCACACAGCTCGTCTTCGCTCTCGGATTTTCTCACCCAGTACCGATGGATATCCCTAAGGGCATCAAAGCTGTTGTAGAGAAGAACGTTTTGACTATTTCCGGACCGGATAAAGATCTGGTCGGATTATTCTCCGCGCAGATTGTGGCGCACAAACCGCCGGAGCCGTACAAGGGTAAGGGTATAATTTACGCCGGTACTGTCGTCCGCAGGAAGCAGGGGAAGAGGTCTGTTGCTTAA
- the rplR gene encoding 50S ribosomal protein L18 — translation MKTTNSKKLKRDRRHTKIRTRVFGTSAKPRLAVFRSNAFVYAQIIDDEAGKTLLAASDLKMKDGTKLARAEKVGETIAVAAKAKKIGTVVFDRGGFIYAGRVKAVADAARKGGLQF, via the coding sequence ATGAAAACAACAAATTCAAAAAAATTAAAACGAGACCGACGCCACACGAAGATCAGGACGCGCGTTTTTGGTACGTCTGCCAAGCCTCGCCTCGCAGTCTTCCGTTCCAACGCTTTCGTCTACGCACAGATTATCGATGATGAGGCGGGCAAGACACTTTTGGCCGCGAGCGACCTCAAAATGAAAGATGGGACCAAGCTTGCGCGCGCAGAAAAAGTGGGCGAGACGATAGCTGTGGCTGCCAAGGCGAAGAAAATCGGTACTGTTGTATTTGATCGCGGCGGATTCATCTACGCCGGACGCGTTAAGGCTGTTGCCGATGCCGCACGTAAAGGAGGATTGCAATTCTAA
- a CDS encoding 30S ribosomal protein S5, producing MEDTTKKTESAVPTPKPAGSPIYVPKEPSRSYQGQGGPRNSSGPRTGGAPGGGQGGFGGQRGGPRGQGGRGGDRRAPRTPSEYDQKILNIRRVARVVAGGRRFTFSVAMVLGNRKGSVGVGVGKAGDTTLAIDKASRVAKKHMIKLNLTKDKSIAHEITEKYSSATVMLRPAKGKGLVAGSAVRSVLELGGVTDTTAKILSPSKNKLNIAQATIKALNKLK from the coding sequence ATGGAAGACACTACAAAAAAAACAGAATCAGCAGTTCCTACGCCGAAGCCAGCCGGTAGCCCGATTTACGTACCCAAGGAGCCTTCAAGAAGCTATCAAGGACAAGGCGGCCCGCGCAATTCGAGCGGTCCTCGCACGGGAGGTGCTCCGGGGGGAGGTCAAGGAGGCTTCGGCGGACAGCGCGGAGGTCCGCGCGGTCAAGGTGGCCGAGGCGGAGACAGGCGTGCACCGCGCACACCTTCGGAATACGATCAGAAAATTTTGAACATTCGCCGTGTGGCGCGTGTTGTGGCCGGTGGCCGTCGCTTCACTTTCTCTGTCGCTATGGTGCTCGGCAACCGCAAGGGTTCTGTCGGCGTCGGTGTCGGCAAGGCGGGAGATACGACCTTGGCTATCGACAAAGCTTCGCGTGTTGCCAAGAAGCACATGATCAAGCTCAACCTGACGAAGGACAAATCCATCGCTCACGAAATCACCGAGAAATACTCAAGCGCGACAGTAATGCTCCGCCCGGCCAAGGGTAAGGGGCTTGTTGCCGGCAGTGCTGTGCGCTCTGTGCTCGAGCTCGGCGGTGTAACAGACACGACAGCGAAGATTCTTTCACCGTCGAAGAACAAATTGAACATCGCGCAAGCGACGATAAAGGCACTGAACAAACTCAAATAA
- a CDS encoding uL15 family ribosomal protein has protein sequence MQSHELKRKHPNKRTKLVGRGSKRGKTSGRGTKGQNARAGHKKRPEIRERIKKIPKLRGYRWNGAIMDKAIVINVGDLNKFEAGAEVTPRTLVKKHLINMPKDARMIVKILGGGEIKLAYKVSHCFVSKSAKEKIEKAGGTVK, from the coding sequence ATGCAATCCCACGAACTCAAGCGCAAACATCCGAATAAACGAACCAAGCTCGTTGGCCGTGGCAGTAAGCGCGGTAAGACGTCCGGTCGCGGTACCAAAGGCCAGAACGCCCGCGCCGGTCACAAAAAACGCCCCGAAATTCGCGAGCGTATCAAGAAGATTCCTAAACTCCGCGGTTATCGCTGGAACGGTGCTATTATGGACAAGGCGATTGTCATTAATGTCGGCGACCTGAACAAGTTCGAGGCCGGCGCCGAGGTTACCCCGCGCACGCTCGTGAAGAAGCATCTCATCAATATGCCGAAGGATGCGCGCATGATTGTGAAGATTCTTGGCGGAGGCGAAATCAAGCTTGCCTACAAAGTTTCTCACTGCTTCGTCTCGAAGAGTGCAAAAGAGAAGATTGAGAAAGCGGGAGGAACAGTGAAATAA
- the secY gene encoding preprotein translocase subunit SecY produces the protein MDKFIEKLKVVFGDKNLRNRVYFVLGALIIFRFLSSIPIAGVDKLKLDQLLTGNQFLGFLNIFSGGGLSTLSIVMLGVGPYITGSIIMQLLTIIFPKLKEMYQEDGEAGRKKFVQYSRLLTVPLAIFQGFGLLFLLRQSGVVVADTVFDQMVNIIVVTGGSVLVMWIGELMTEYGIGNGTSIIIFAGIIAQMPSTIGQMFASFTVAQIPTYLVFLVVSIIIIAGVVIITEAERPVPVTYAKRVRGAKMYGGVSTYLPIRLNQAGVMPIIFALSLLLLPQMIATFLLGLHQSTLQAIGTFLRDLVANQLYYAIFYFLLVFLFTYFYTAITFDPDNIATNLQKNGAFIPGVRPGKPTAEHLSRILVRVTFVGALFLGIIAVLPLGIRSITGITALSIGGTSLLIVVSVVLDLIKQMNAQISMREY, from the coding sequence ATGGACAAATTCATAGAAAAACTCAAAGTTGTTTTCGGAGATAAGAACCTGCGCAACCGGGTCTATTTCGTTCTCGGCGCGCTTATTATCTTCCGCTTCCTTTCATCTATTCCCATTGCGGGCGTTGATAAACTCAAGCTCGATCAATTGCTGACAGGCAATCAATTCCTCGGCTTCTTGAACATTTTCTCCGGCGGCGGGCTCTCGACCCTTTCTATTGTCATGCTCGGAGTCGGCCCCTATATCACCGGCTCTATTATAATGCAGCTCCTTACTATCATCTTCCCCAAGCTTAAGGAGATGTATCAAGAGGATGGCGAAGCTGGCAGAAAGAAGTTCGTTCAATATTCACGTCTCCTCACCGTGCCTCTGGCAATCTTCCAGGGCTTCGGACTTTTATTTTTACTTCGCCAATCAGGCGTCGTTGTGGCCGACACTGTCTTCGATCAGATGGTTAACATCATCGTCGTCACTGGCGGCTCTGTCCTCGTGATGTGGATAGGCGAGCTTATGACCGAATATGGCATAGGCAACGGTACGTCTATAATAATCTTCGCAGGTATCATTGCACAGATGCCGTCGACTATCGGCCAGATGTTCGCCTCGTTTACTGTGGCGCAGATCCCGACCTATCTCGTATTTCTCGTAGTCTCCATCATCATCATCGCCGGTGTAGTAATAATTACAGAAGCAGAGCGCCCAGTGCCAGTGACTTATGCCAAGCGTGTGCGCGGGGCCAAGATGTACGGCGGTGTTTCGACGTATCTGCCGATACGCTTGAATCAGGCAGGCGTCATGCCGATAATTTTCGCGCTCTCGCTCTTGCTTTTGCCCCAGATGATAGCGACATTCCTCCTCGGCCTGCATCAGTCAACTTTGCAGGCGATAGGAACATTCCTTCGCGACTTGGTGGCGAACCAGCTTTACTATGCGATCTTCTATTTCCTTCTCGTTTTTCTCTTCACTTACTTCTATACGGCCATCACCTTCGACCCAGACAATATCGCGACAAACTTACAGAAGAACGGCGCCTTCATCCCCGGTGTTCGCCCCGGCAAGCCGACGGCCGAGCACTTATCCCGTATTCTCGTGCGCGTGACCTTTGTCGGCGCATTATTCCTTGGTATAATCGCAGTGTTACCTCTGGGCATCAGATCTATTACCGGCATCACCGCGTTATCTATCGGCGGTACCTCGCTCCTCATCGTTGTGTCCGTGGTGCTTGATCTCATTAAGCAGATGAACGCGCAGATCTCGATGAGAGAGTACTAA
- a CDS encoding nucleoside monophosphate kinase, producing the protein MQLKTVIFMGRSGSGKGTQAKLLVDELVLKGVNVNDIMNVSSGELFRAFAKDGGYTQDKIRAVMAAGNRVPDFLAVRLWGNWLVQTYRPSLNIILDGTPRSHAEARMLENALVFYERNPIEIVNIKVSNEWSIERLSARKRLDDSSLDTIKHRLAFYEDDVLEAIDYYRGSPKVRFSEINGEQTIEEVHKDVSKAVFG; encoded by the coding sequence ATGCAACTCAAAACCGTCATCTTCATGGGTCGCTCCGGTTCCGGTAAGGGGACGCAGGCGAAGTTGCTTGTCGATGAACTCGTCCTAAAAGGCGTGAACGTTAACGACATAATGAACGTCTCATCCGGGGAACTCTTCCGCGCTTTTGCTAAGGATGGCGGTTATACTCAAGACAAGATTCGCGCCGTAATGGCGGCGGGCAATCGCGTCCCGGACTTCCTCGCTGTGCGCCTCTGGGGTAATTGGCTGGTGCAGACATATCGCCCGAGTTTGAATATTATTTTGGACGGCACCCCGCGCTCGCACGCCGAGGCGCGCATGCTCGAGAACGCCCTCGTTTTTTATGAACGCAACCCGATAGAGATCGTCAATATCAAAGTGTCTAACGAGTGGTCTATAGAACGCTTATCGGCGCGCAAACGCTTGGACGATTCATCCCTTGATACCATCAAGCATCGCCTCGCTTTTTATGAAGACGATGTGCTCGAGGCGATAGATTATTATCGCGGATCGCCCAAAGTCCGCTTCTCTGAGATTAACGGCGAACAGACGATAGAAGAGGTGCATAAAGATGTCTCAAAGGCGGTATTTGGATAA